In Saccharomonospora marina XMU15, one genomic interval encodes:
- a CDS encoding tyrosine-type recombinase/integrase, translated as MADPIKKITLRDGTVRYRFVVDIGRDPETGRRQQKTFTFDTKREARAEYDKIRHQLNEGNYIRPTSITVSEYLNGWLEGAARDLRDSSKRSYQDALRPVHERLGSMPIQKVSKADIERMVTWMEASGRRRGGKPGTGLGPRSVRLTLGRLAAAFEMAVLEGLLPRNVAKLVKPPKYAPAPRSTWSAEEVRKFLDKAKADRLHAGWRLSLYGLRRGEVLGLRWQEDIGFGSFGEPCRAHKKPWCIDCYGAGSTYKPATIRVQQARVLVEGTTQIVPPKSRNGFRTLPLDVTAASALHNLKVTQNAERLAAGKAYTNSGYVVVDELGEPVHPEWYSDEFGRLAKRAGVKRIVLHEGRHTALSLMEKAGVPISIVSKWAGHYDTAFTYSTYVHATEEDLQTGTDALGKIYKNT; from the coding sequence ATGGCAGATCCGATCAAGAAGATCACGCTCAGGGACGGGACCGTCCGCTATCGGTTCGTCGTCGACATCGGTCGCGACCCGGAAACCGGACGCCGCCAGCAGAAGACGTTCACCTTCGACACCAAACGCGAGGCACGCGCCGAGTACGACAAGATCCGACACCAGCTGAACGAGGGCAACTACATCCGGCCCACGAGTATCACGGTGTCCGAGTACCTGAACGGCTGGCTGGAAGGTGCGGCACGGGACCTGCGGGACTCCAGCAAGCGGAGTTACCAGGACGCACTACGGCCAGTTCACGAACGGCTCGGGTCCATGCCGATCCAGAAGGTCAGCAAAGCCGACATCGAACGAATGGTCACGTGGATGGAGGCCTCCGGCCGCCGCCGCGGAGGCAAGCCTGGTACTGGACTCGGTCCCCGGAGCGTGCGGTTGACCCTCGGGCGGCTCGCAGCGGCCTTCGAGATGGCGGTCTTGGAAGGGTTACTCCCCCGCAACGTGGCCAAGCTCGTCAAGCCGCCGAAGTACGCTCCGGCTCCTCGGAGCACGTGGTCGGCCGAGGAGGTGCGGAAGTTCCTCGACAAGGCCAAGGCCGACCGGCTCCACGCTGGCTGGCGCCTGTCCCTCTACGGGCTGCGGAGAGGCGAAGTTCTCGGGCTCCGCTGGCAGGAAGACATCGGCTTCGGTTCCTTCGGAGAGCCATGCCGGGCGCACAAGAAGCCATGGTGCATTGACTGCTACGGGGCGGGGTCGACGTACAAGCCCGCAACGATCCGCGTGCAGCAGGCCCGAGTGCTTGTCGAAGGCACGACCCAGATCGTGCCGCCCAAGTCGCGCAACGGATTCCGGACACTGCCTCTCGATGTCACAGCCGCATCGGCACTACACAACCTCAAGGTCACTCAAAACGCCGAAAGGCTGGCCGCAGGAAAGGCATACACCAACAGCGGCTACGTCGTGGTCGACGAACTGGGCGAGCCCGTCCACCCCGAGTGGTACTCCGACGAGTTCGGTCGCCTCGCCAAACGAGCCGGAGTCAAGCGGATCGTGCTGCACGAGGGCCGCCACACGGCACTGAGCCTGATGGAGAAGGCCGGGGTGCCGATCTCCATCGTCAGCAAGTGGGCCGGGCACTACGACACCGCGTTCACGTACTCGACCTACGTACACGCCACCGAAGAGGATCTCCAGACCGGAACCGACGCACTCGGCAAGATCTACAAGAACACCTGA
- a CDS encoding helix-turn-helix transcriptional regulator, giving the protein MDTGIQGASSAPTLAEIRDNWPASVDVARAATAFGISRSHAYELVARGEFPARVIKVGGRYRVITASVIGVLSA; this is encoded by the coding sequence GTGGATACAGGGATTCAAGGCGCATCCAGTGCGCCAACGCTGGCAGAGATCAGGGACAACTGGCCGGCCAGCGTCGATGTGGCCAGGGCGGCGACCGCGTTCGGGATCTCCCGCAGCCACGCCTACGAGCTGGTGGCGAGGGGCGAGTTTCCCGCGAGGGTCATCAAGGTCGGTGGCCGATATCGAGTGATCACCGCATCGGTGATCGGTGTCCTCTCGGCATAG
- a CDS encoding relaxase/mobilization nuclease domain-containing protein, giving the protein MIAKAPDRSKRGHNTYGLLRYLFGKGRSNEHTTPHLVAAWDPEWLEHGAFADVLERRGGLAKLARDIDAAMVGHEVHLETGHVYHVALSASPTDGVLGDDTWRELATEAVAHMGFGPDAEGVGGCRWVAVHHGLSAEGNDHVHLVVNLVRGNGAVANTYRDWPRWRVWCRQVEDRLGLTPTAPAGEGSQKAATRPELERAAAQGASTDREQLRRVVAEVAVEAMTEIDFVNLLRHRGVLVAPRVVDSKVVGYRVALAPRSEHSKPVWFAGSSLRRDLSLPRLRLRWETANLPAQFAAEIWRGEFDAGFTPETPRRVTWRQVRRDLERAQGALSHELEGADPVNWHRAAGFTAEVVAALAHVDPSSERLCLVTKQLTSAAQLPHGSPKLRELTGVALPLLAKAARLAAVSRDPAPAMLVALVVLVYAIAVTLEHHAERHGIRRAAQHQISAVVRELHGHPAVVECRERAADQARSRTSGQQPPVAITRSGQRLQRGPIRERPVRGNQFSSDWLRIVRR; this is encoded by the coding sequence GTGATCGCGAAGGCCCCTGACCGCAGCAAGCGCGGCCACAACACCTACGGCTTGCTGCGCTACTTGTTCGGCAAGGGGAGATCGAACGAACACACGACTCCGCACCTGGTCGCAGCGTGGGATCCCGAATGGTTGGAGCACGGTGCATTCGCGGACGTGCTGGAGCGCCGTGGTGGCCTGGCGAAACTGGCCCGGGACATCGACGCCGCGATGGTCGGTCACGAGGTCCATCTCGAGACCGGCCACGTCTACCACGTCGCCTTGTCGGCGTCGCCAACCGATGGAGTTCTCGGCGACGACACCTGGCGCGAGCTGGCGACCGAGGCCGTTGCACATATGGGGTTCGGTCCGGATGCCGAAGGTGTGGGTGGGTGCCGCTGGGTGGCAGTTCACCATGGCTTGTCCGCCGAAGGCAACGATCACGTCCACTTGGTGGTCAACCTCGTGCGTGGCAACGGTGCTGTCGCCAACACGTACCGGGACTGGCCGCGTTGGCGTGTCTGGTGCCGCCAGGTCGAGGACCGTTTGGGTCTCACCCCCACAGCGCCGGCCGGAGAGGGGAGCCAGAAGGCCGCGACTCGACCGGAACTTGAACGTGCCGCCGCGCAAGGTGCAAGTACTGATCGTGAGCAACTGAGGAGGGTTGTTGCCGAGGTGGCTGTCGAGGCGATGACCGAGATCGATTTCGTCAACCTCCTCCGGCATCGCGGCGTGCTGGTCGCTCCGCGTGTCGTCGACAGCAAGGTCGTGGGATACCGAGTGGCGCTGGCGCCGCGTAGCGAGCACAGCAAGCCGGTGTGGTTCGCAGGCTCGTCCTTGCGGCGGGACTTGTCGCTGCCTCGGTTGCGGCTACGTTGGGAGACCGCCAATCTCCCAGCGCAGTTCGCCGCCGAGATATGGCGGGGTGAGTTCGATGCGGGGTTCACCCCAGAGACACCGCGTCGTGTGACCTGGCGGCAAGTAAGGCGAGACCTGGAACGAGCGCAAGGCGCGCTCAGCCACGAGCTTGAGGGAGCTGACCCGGTCAATTGGCACCGAGCTGCCGGGTTCACCGCCGAAGTTGTCGCGGCCCTCGCCCACGTGGACCCTAGCTCCGAGCGCCTATGTCTGGTCACGAAGCAGCTGACAAGTGCTGCCCAGTTGCCACACGGCAGCCCGAAGCTGCGGGAGTTGACCGGTGTGGCGCTTCCGCTGCTGGCTAAGGCAGCACGCTTGGCCGCGGTATCGCGGGATCCGGCACCAGCCATGTTGGTGGCACTTGTCGTGCTGGTCTACGCCATAGCGGTGACCTTGGAGCATCACGCGGAACGGCACGGCATCCGCCGAGCCGCACAACACCAGATCAGTGCTGTAGTCCGTGAGTTGCACGGCCATCCTGCCGTCGTCGAATGTCGGGAGCGAGCAGCAGACCAGGCACGTTCCCGAACATCGGGACAGCAGCCGCCGGTGGCCATTACGCGAAGTGGTCAGCGGCTGCAGCGCGGACCGATCCGCGAGCGCCCCGTCAGGGGCAATCAATTCAGCAGCGACTGGCTACGCATCGTGCGCCGATGA
- a CDS encoding DEAD/DEAH box helicase family protein yields the protein MSSDQRIRELAAAAPNFGYLLVHDPLLVMYGAMAEQLVFEDPNTSMVKCRQFGEALTALAFAQFGIPGMPDKQHQRLKTLADQGFLNERVRSWFDAVRKIGNKANHEGFAAQKEALLLVRASYELGAWFHRTVSGHHDAPPFVPPQPREKQTPTSAAEAEALGELQKLLDAQRAELAEMRLKLDEHQELRAAEVAAQRQANEEIRQAMQAQAGMAELIKELAKKVDGLQRRLTDKASQAEPISPSQRDDYVERSKTASRPRLNEMQTRRLIDRMLTDAGWAVQDRHETNVHAAQGVAVREVPTGKGRADYLLYVDAKLVGVVEAKREGTSLGGVDQQSARYATNLDAGQRLAAWRTPLPFRYESTGVETRFTNAMDPIVRPRRVFSFHQPSTIARWMREAESDDSAPTYRCRIRRMPELIKDGLRNAQIEAIEGLEESLADDRPRSLIQMATGAGKTYTMVTETYRLLRHAGAHRVLFLVDRNNLGRQAQSEFDNYRTPDDGTPFSELYNVQRLRSDVVLSSTKVVISTVQRLYALLRGEELTDDEEPYDFEPDDAVELDYNAAVPPETFDLVIVDECHRSIYGKWRAVLEYFDAHLVGLTATPVPQTFGFFNENLVSQYTYRQAVADGVNVDYDIMRIRTEVGEHGGSIPANVPIRIVDLHTKKVRYEPLDTNLDYNADAIGRTVMNLSQIRTVIQQFHDHWSQYFEQRTHVPKTLIFAKTDQHADEIVQIVREIFGGDSTFCAKVTYRADNPEQLISDFRNDPAFRIAVTVDMIATGTDIKPLECVLFLRGVSSATYFEQMKGRGARTVDVDEFQRVTPDARAKEKFLLVDPVGVTDSPLVDAKPLQPASQRQVSLEKLLNKAASQGINAEEAAALASRLGRLDRDITHAEREELTDLADGQSLRNLVQGIERATDEDAQERAFQSGGEQAQRELVLAAVRTLAERPELRKRILDIRRNYDMPYDPGIDKPISVEARRMDEDTARHTVDDWRQYMADNADEIAAFRVAFSDPRREPNELYRMLKKLAAKIEAPPHRWTPARLWQAYKNLGIAKGNGSRKDVPHLMAILQFELGLDSELRPPLAKVEENLANWLARQEQAGAVFTVDQRWWLDKIAVTIANRLIVSPEDLNTVPFTKRGGVDGFIRDFGDDHAEDLLADLNRNLPA from the coding sequence ATGTCGTCGGACCAGAGGATCCGCGAGCTGGCCGCTGCCGCGCCGAACTTCGGTTATCTCCTGGTACATGACCCCTTGTTGGTCATGTACGGCGCGATGGCCGAGCAACTCGTGTTCGAAGACCCGAACACCTCGATGGTGAAATGCCGCCAGTTCGGTGAAGCACTCACCGCGCTGGCGTTCGCGCAGTTCGGGATCCCAGGTATGCCGGACAAGCAGCACCAGCGCCTGAAAACCCTTGCTGACCAGGGTTTCTTGAACGAACGGGTCCGGTCGTGGTTCGACGCAGTGCGCAAGATCGGCAATAAAGCCAACCACGAAGGCTTCGCAGCGCAGAAGGAAGCGCTACTGCTGGTACGGGCGTCATATGAGCTAGGCGCGTGGTTCCACCGGACCGTCAGTGGTCATCACGACGCGCCACCGTTCGTGCCGCCGCAGCCGCGTGAGAAGCAGACCCCCACGTCCGCCGCTGAGGCCGAAGCGCTCGGTGAGCTGCAGAAACTTCTTGACGCCCAGCGTGCCGAACTCGCTGAAATGCGTTTGAAGCTGGACGAGCATCAGGAGTTGCGCGCTGCCGAGGTAGCCGCACAACGCCAGGCGAACGAAGAGATTCGGCAGGCCATGCAGGCACAGGCCGGCATGGCAGAGCTGATCAAGGAACTCGCGAAGAAAGTTGACGGTCTTCAGCGTCGACTGACAGATAAGGCTTCGCAGGCCGAACCGATCAGCCCCTCTCAACGGGACGACTATGTCGAGCGCTCCAAGACAGCCAGCCGTCCACGTCTCAACGAGATGCAGACTCGTCGGCTCATCGATCGAATGCTCACCGATGCTGGCTGGGCGGTCCAGGACCGGCATGAGACGAATGTGCATGCTGCGCAGGGGGTCGCGGTCCGGGAAGTCCCCACGGGGAAAGGCCGTGCTGACTACCTGCTCTATGTTGACGCCAAGCTTGTCGGGGTGGTGGAAGCCAAACGCGAGGGCACCAGCCTGGGCGGGGTGGACCAGCAAAGTGCCCGGTACGCCACGAATCTTGACGCGGGTCAGCGGCTCGCCGCTTGGCGGACGCCGTTGCCGTTTCGCTATGAGTCGACCGGTGTGGAGACGAGGTTCACCAATGCGATGGACCCGATCGTGCGGCCGCGCCGGGTGTTCTCGTTCCACCAGCCGTCCACGATCGCACGGTGGATGCGGGAAGCCGAGTCTGACGACAGCGCCCCAACGTACCGGTGCCGCATACGACGCATGCCTGAGCTCATCAAGGACGGCCTGCGGAACGCGCAGATCGAGGCAATCGAAGGGTTGGAGGAGTCACTGGCCGACGATCGGCCTCGCTCACTGATCCAGATGGCTACTGGTGCGGGGAAAACCTACACCATGGTCACGGAGACGTATCGGTTGTTGCGGCACGCAGGTGCGCACAGGGTGCTGTTTCTCGTCGATCGCAACAACCTCGGTCGTCAGGCACAGAGTGAGTTCGACAACTACCGAACGCCCGACGACGGCACGCCGTTTTCCGAGTTGTACAACGTGCAACGTCTGCGCAGCGATGTCGTGCTCAGCTCTACGAAGGTGGTCATCAGCACCGTGCAGCGGCTTTACGCCTTGCTGCGTGGGGAAGAATTGACTGACGACGAGGAGCCGTACGACTTCGAGCCCGATGATGCCGTAGAGCTGGATTACAACGCCGCGGTGCCGCCGGAGACCTTCGATCTGGTGATCGTGGATGAATGTCATCGTTCGATCTATGGCAAATGGCGTGCCGTGTTGGAGTACTTCGACGCGCACCTGGTCGGGCTGACGGCAACACCAGTGCCGCAGACGTTCGGGTTCTTCAACGAGAACCTTGTCAGCCAGTACACATACCGACAGGCCGTCGCTGACGGCGTGAACGTCGACTACGACATTATGCGCATCCGTACCGAGGTCGGCGAGCACGGCGGATCCATCCCGGCCAACGTGCCCATTCGTATCGTGGACCTACACACGAAGAAGGTGCGCTACGAACCGTTGGACACCAACCTGGACTACAACGCCGACGCCATCGGCCGCACAGTGATGAATCTGAGCCAGATCCGCACGGTGATCCAGCAGTTCCACGACCACTGGTCGCAGTACTTTGAGCAACGCACACACGTGCCCAAAACGTTGATTTTCGCGAAGACTGACCAGCATGCCGATGAGATCGTGCAGATCGTGCGAGAGATTTTCGGCGGTGACAGCACGTTCTGTGCGAAGGTGACCTACCGCGCCGACAACCCAGAGCAGCTGATCTCTGACTTCCGCAATGACCCGGCGTTTCGAATCGCCGTCACCGTGGACATGATCGCCACCGGTACGGACATCAAGCCGCTGGAGTGCGTGTTGTTCCTGCGGGGCGTGTCCAGTGCGACGTACTTTGAGCAGATGAAGGGCCGGGGTGCGCGCACGGTCGACGTGGACGAGTTCCAGCGCGTCACACCGGATGCCCGGGCAAAAGAGAAGTTCCTGCTTGTCGATCCGGTCGGAGTCACGGACTCACCGCTGGTGGACGCGAAGCCGCTACAGCCGGCCAGCCAGCGCCAGGTCAGTCTGGAGAAGCTCTTGAACAAGGCCGCGAGCCAGGGCATCAACGCCGAGGAAGCCGCCGCGTTGGCATCGCGGTTGGGCAGGCTCGATCGGGACATTACGCACGCCGAACGGGAGGAGCTCACCGACCTCGCCGACGGTCAGTCGTTGCGCAACCTCGTGCAGGGCATCGAGCGTGCGACCGACGAGGACGCCCAGGAACGCGCGTTCCAGTCCGGTGGCGAGCAGGCGCAGCGGGAGCTGGTACTTGCCGCTGTCCGGACGCTAGCCGAGCGCCCGGAACTGCGGAAACGCATTTTGGATATCCGTCGAAACTACGACATGCCCTACGACCCTGGCATCGACAAGCCCATCTCTGTCGAGGCGCGGCGCATGGACGAAGACACCGCGCGGCATACCGTCGATGATTGGCGCCAGTACATGGCTGACAACGCCGACGAGATCGCTGCTTTCCGGGTAGCGTTCAGCGATCCTCGCCGAGAGCCGAACGAGCTGTACAGGATGCTCAAGAAGCTGGCCGCGAAGATCGAAGCGCCGCCCCATCGATGGACGCCTGCTCGCCTGTGGCAAGCCTACAAGAACCTCGGGATCGCCAAGGGGAATGGGAGCCGCAAGGACGTCCCGCACCTCATGGCCATCCTGCAGTTCGAGCTGGGGTTGGACTCTGAGCTTCGGCCACCGCTTGCCAAGGTCGAGGAAAACCTTGCTAACTGGCTTGCGCGCCAAGAACAGGCAGGTGCTGTCTTCACCGTCGACCAACGCTGGTGGCTTGACAAGATCGCCGTGACCATCGCCAACCGCCTCATCGTCAGCCCCGAGGATCTCAACACGGTACCGTTCACCAAGCGCGGAGGCGTCGACGGCTTCATCCGAGACTTCGGCGACGACCACGCTGAGGATTTATTGGCCGACCTGAACAGGAATCTTCCCGCATGA
- a CDS encoding restriction endonuclease subunit S, with translation MSDLPPGWEWASFAETCKIVSGATPKTGVAEYWGGPIAWLTPDDLAKNPATVTFRGRRSLTEEGYNSCSTTLVPPGSVLYSSRAPIGYVTIAGGEICTNQGFKSLVPPPEIDPKYLYWYLIYQTPAIRDRASGTTFKEISAKEFARTKIPLPPLAEQRRIVAALEGHLSRLDIGEQALSKVQVMKGRLGRSIAVSAIRGDLAEPSATDTPLRNYLDSIAEVRQRRATGRRRKSVTAIKVAHISIPDRWEFLPLDSLSLQIQYGTSAKATSDIDESSIPVIRMGNIQDGVVTRGPLKYLPVDHPDVSKLLLRDGDILFNRTNSFELVGKSAVYRESYGRAVFASYLIRCQLVPMVNPDWVALVINSPFGRAYIESVASQQVGQANVNGTKLAAMPIPLPPPEEQDRIMGAVNRLAESAEVGLASIDTVRISAGNLRRSLLADAFAGRLVAQDLSDEPASALLERVRNEQSAASKPKRARRNKMEQEALL, from the coding sequence ATGAGCGACTTGCCACCAGGCTGGGAATGGGCCAGTTTTGCGGAGACATGCAAGATCGTGTCGGGAGCGACCCCTAAGACAGGAGTAGCCGAATATTGGGGCGGGCCCATTGCGTGGCTTACGCCGGATGATCTCGCCAAGAATCCAGCTACAGTAACATTCCGAGGGCGGCGGTCTCTCACAGAAGAGGGCTACAACTCCTGTTCAACTACCCTCGTGCCGCCGGGCTCTGTTCTCTATAGCTCTCGAGCGCCAATTGGGTACGTGACAATAGCAGGAGGTGAGATATGCACCAACCAGGGCTTCAAAAGTTTGGTTCCGCCGCCTGAGATTGACCCCAAGTACTTGTATTGGTACTTGATCTATCAGACCCCTGCAATACGTGATCGGGCGAGTGGTACGACCTTCAAAGAGATCTCTGCAAAAGAGTTCGCACGTACCAAAATTCCATTACCGCCACTAGCGGAGCAACGGCGCATCGTCGCCGCCCTTGAGGGCCATCTCTCCCGTCTGGACATTGGTGAACAGGCATTGTCGAAGGTCCAAGTTATGAAAGGGCGGCTAGGCCGCAGCATCGCGGTATCAGCGATTCGGGGAGATCTTGCGGAGCCGAGCGCGACGGATACTCCCTTGCGCAATTATCTCGATTCGATTGCTGAAGTTCGACAACGTCGGGCGACAGGTCGCCGGAGGAAGTCAGTCACAGCGATTAAGGTTGCTCATATTTCTATTCCGGATCGGTGGGAATTTCTCCCCCTAGATTCGCTCTCATTGCAGATACAATACGGCACCTCCGCCAAGGCGACGTCGGATATCGACGAATCTTCAATCCCGGTTATCCGCATGGGTAACATTCAGGATGGGGTAGTTACAAGAGGGCCCCTCAAGTATCTTCCGGTTGACCATCCGGACGTATCAAAGTTGCTTCTGCGTGACGGCGATATCCTGTTTAATCGCACGAATAGTTTTGAGTTGGTCGGTAAATCGGCGGTTTATCGGGAGTCGTACGGGCGTGCTGTTTTCGCTTCGTATCTAATTCGTTGTCAACTTGTTCCGATGGTCAACCCGGACTGGGTTGCGCTTGTTATAAATAGCCCATTTGGTCGCGCATATATTGAATCGGTTGCTAGTCAGCAAGTGGGTCAAGCAAACGTCAATGGGACAAAATTAGCAGCAATGCCCATTCCATTGCCTCCGCCGGAAGAGCAAGATCGGATCATGGGGGCAGTAAACCGACTCGCCGAAAGTGCAGAAGTTGGCCTGGCGTCGATCGATACTGTGCGAATTTCTGCTGGGAACCTTCGTCGGTCGTTGCTCGCCGATGCTTTCGCTGGGCGACTGGTAGCGCAAGACTTATCCGACGAACCGGCTTCCGCTTTGCTGGAGCGGGTCCGTAATGAACAATCGGCAGCATCGAAACCTAAGCGAGCCAGGCGAAATAAGATGGAGCAGGAGGCGCTGCTGTGA